In Ignavibacteria bacterium, the DNA window ACTTTCATGTCTTTGTAATCATTTCCTGGTCCATGACAAGTTTCGCATTGAACTCCGTCTTCAGCTTTGAATTTCTTGCCAAGTAAAGTTGCATCAACATCATGCCCTGAAGCATGGCATTTTAAGCAGTCAGCGGTTTTCGCTGCGGGAGTATCAAATCCTTTTTCCTTTGCGATTTTATCAGCTTCTTCAGTTGTTAAGGTTGTGAATGCTTTCGAGTGTGCACTCCCTTTCCAAATATCAAGCTGTTTGCCTTGCTTTTCTGTTTTATGACACATACCGCATGCATCCGCACCGATATAACCATGTTTCTTATCATCAGGATTAGAATACATGAAAAGAAATACAGGTGTAATCACCATGATAACGAACAGGGT includes these proteins:
- a CDS encoding cytochrome C554; protein product: MVITPVFLFMYSNPDDKKHGYIGADACGMCHKTEKQGKQLDIWKGSAHSKAFTTLTTEEADKIAKEKGFDTPAAKTADCLKCHASGHDVDATLLGKKFKAEDGVQCETCHGPGNDYKDMKVMKSRDEAVKNGLVVYEKTEDLCVKCHNSESPTFKEFNFEEAYGKIKHAIPTAKN